In the genome of Gemmatimonadota bacterium, the window ATGCGGGCCGGGATCACTACCATCATCCTGCCCCGCCGGAACGAGAAAGACCTGGACGACGTGCCCGCGGCCGTCAAGGAGAAGCTCGGATTCTGCCTGGTCGACCATATCGACCAGGTCCTGGAACTGGCGCTCATGGACGGACCGGTCGAAGACGAGCCCGTCGACGATGAACCCGTTGATGCTGAGCCCGTCGACGCGCCGGAAAGCGACGAGGCGTGGGCGGAAAGCCTGGAAGGCGGCGTGACGGTTGCGCCCCGGGACGCGAATCTGAACTGAGGTAATCGATTGACGCCGGGACGCGCGCCCGGTATTATGCATAGTTGGATCAAGTAGGGTTCAGCCAGTAAAAAGGGAGATCGAGCATGAAGGTGAAAAGGAAGTTCGGTAGCCTGGCCGCCGCGGCGTTGCTCGTCACGGGCATGGTGCTCGGGGCACTGTTCATTTCCAACTGGGACGCATCCGTCGCAGAACGGGACGTATACAGATCGATCACGCCGGTGGTGGCGGCGGACCAGCGATCACTCGAGGAATTCAGCGAGACCTTTGCTACGATAGCCGAGCGGGTGAAGCCATCGGTGGTGCTGATTAAAAGTCAACGCGTCGCACGTCAGACACAGCAGCGGTTCTGGAGTCCCTGGGAGGAGTTTTTCGGCGGTGGTCAGCCGCGGAACGACCAGCCCCGGCAATTCAGGGGCGTAGGTTCCGGGGTCATCGTGTCGGAGGACGGCTATATCCTGACGAACAACCACGTGGTGGAAAACGCAGACGAACTGAAGGTCCAGCTGTCTGACGAGCGCGAGGTGAATGCTGAAGTCATCGGACTGGATCCCAGGACGGACCTGGCCGTCATCAAGGTCGAATTCGACGATCTTCCCGCGCTGGCCTTCGGCGATTCGGAGAAGCTGCGCGTGGGCGAATGGGTCATGGCCGTAGGCAATCCCTTCGGGCTGAACCACAGCGTCACCGCGGGAATCGTCAGCGCCAAGGGCCGGGGTCGGGTACTGCCGGCGCGGCCGAACGAGGTCACTTACGAGAACTTCATACAGACGGACGCCGCCATCAACCCCGGGAACAGCGGCGGTGCCCTGGTGGACATGGAAGGCAATCTCATGGGCATCAACACGGCCATCTATACCCGGACGGGCGGTTACCAGGGCATCGGGTTTGCCGTTCCGGCGAACATGGCCCGCAACATCATGACCCGGCTGGTCGAGGACGGACGTGTTACGCGCGGTTACCTGGGTGTAATGATCAACAACCTCGATGAGGTCGTGGCGGAGTCCATGGGACTTGAAAACACGGACGGGGTGCTTATCGAAGGAATCAGGGACGACGGCCCGGCGAAAGATACCGATCTTCAGCGGGAGGACGTGGTCGTCGCGCTGAACGGCGAGAGCGTGGAGGATACGGACGATCTGCGGTACCGCATTGCCGACATCGCGCCGGGCACGGAAGTGGTACTCGAGGTGATCCGGGACGGAGCGCCGATGACCATCAATATTGAACTGGGCGAGTTGCCCGGTGACGAGGCCACGAGCACAGCATCGAGGGGGGAACCTCAAAGGAGCCCCGCGTCCAATCTCGGCATAGACGTAATGGATGTTTCCCGTCAGTGGTCCAGGTTCTACGAGCAGGGATCCGGCGTGGTGATCGCCGAGGTGCGTTCGGGCAGCGTGGCCGAGGACAAGGAACTCCGGCGGGGCGACCTGATCCGCGAGGTGAACGGCGATCCGGTGTCCAGCGTCCAGGAATTCCTCGGAATCGTCCGGCAGTTTGAAGCCGGCCAGGCCATCCGCTTCAGGATTCAGCGCGGCGACGCACAATTCCTGGTGGGGCTGCGGATACCCGAAGAATAACATTTAGTACGAACGCGAGACGCTGAAGCCGCATCCGGCACACCGCCGCGCGTTCGGTACACCGTCGCGCGTCCAGCACACCGGCACGCGTCCGGCTTCCAGGAACATCGTTTAACTCATCAGAAAACGCGGAGCGCCATCCGCGTTTTCTTCATAATGGGCTATTGGGCCGAAAGGTATCGGGTACCCGCATCGATACGGCCCGGGTACGTACTTCCAGATGAATGCTCCCGTCGCGCTCGTCATCCTGGACGGCTGGGGCATCGCCCCCCGCGGCGATGCCAACGCCGTCCTGCTGGCGGAGACACCGAACTTCGACAGGCTGTGGCAGCAGTATCCCCAAACCTTGCTGAGCGCATCGGGCGAGGACGTCGGTCTTCCGCCCGGGATCATGGGAAATTCGGAAGTCGGCCACCTCAACCTGGGCGCCGGACGGGTGGTCCGCCAGGAAGTCAGCCGGATCAACGAGGCCATCGACGACGGCTCATTCTTCGAAAACGCCGCGCTCGTCGAGATCCTGGAACGGCTTCGGGGTACGGAAGGCCGGCTGCACCTGCTGGGACTCACCTCGGACGGACTGGTCCACAGCGCCGAAAAGCATTACCTGGCGCTGCTCGAAATGGCCCGTCGCCGGGAACTGACCGGCGATCGCGTCCTGCTGCACGCCATCCTGGACGGCC includes:
- a CDS encoding DegQ family serine endoprotease — encoded protein: MKVKRKFGSLAAAALLVTGMVLGALFISNWDASVAERDVYRSITPVVAADQRSLEEFSETFATIAERVKPSVVLIKSQRVARQTQQRFWSPWEEFFGGGQPRNDQPRQFRGVGSGVIVSEDGYILTNNHVVENADELKVQLSDEREVNAEVIGLDPRTDLAVIKVEFDDLPALAFGDSEKLRVGEWVMAVGNPFGLNHSVTAGIVSAKGRGRVLPARPNEVTYENFIQTDAAINPGNSGGALVDMEGNLMGINTAIYTRTGGYQGIGFAVPANMARNIMTRLVEDGRVTRGYLGVMINNLDEVVAESMGLENTDGVLIEGIRDDGPAKDTDLQREDVVVALNGESVEDTDDLRYRIADIAPGTEVVLEVIRDGAPMTINIELGELPGDEATSTASRGEPQRSPASNLGIDVMDVSRQWSRFYEQGSGVVIAEVRSGSVAEDKELRRGDLIREVNGDPVSSVQEFLGIVRQFEAGQAIRFRIQRGDAQFLVGLRIPEE